One genomic segment of Gottschalkia acidurici 9a includes these proteins:
- the spoVAD gene encoding stage V sporulation protein AD, with the protein MSQKKLGKQTIQLQDPPAILSTYSIVGVKEGEGPLKDYFDIILEDDLWGEENWENSESKIQKQAITSSISGAKIVPEDVDYLFAGDLLNQISSSSYSARDLQIPFFGLYGACSTMAQSLSLGAMSIDGGYAEYVSCATSSHFSTAERQFRYPLEHGNQRPPTSQWTVTGSGAAVLGKSEKGPFITHVTTGRVIDPGLIDANNMGPAMAPAAADTIIQHFKDTGFRPKDYDLIITGDLGELGMEIAQELIEKEGYDISDNFTDCGVKIFDNESQETGLGGSGCGCSATVFAGYIFKEMKSRNFNKVLLVSTGALHSPVVINQGATIPGIAHAVTLSNTK; encoded by the coding sequence TTGTCACAAAAAAAATTAGGTAAACAAACAATTCAATTACAAGATCCACCAGCCATATTATCTACTTATTCCATAGTAGGAGTTAAGGAAGGAGAAGGGCCTTTAAAAGATTATTTTGACATAATACTAGAAGATGATCTATGGGGAGAAGAAAATTGGGAAAATAGCGAATCTAAAATTCAAAAGCAAGCTATAACAAGTTCTATTTCAGGTGCAAAAATAGTTCCTGAAGATGTAGATTATTTGTTTGCAGGAGATTTACTAAATCAAATATCATCGTCATCATATTCGGCTAGAGATCTTCAAATACCTTTCTTTGGTTTATATGGTGCTTGTTCTACAATGGCACAATCTTTAAGTCTAGGAGCTATGTCAATAGATGGAGGGTACGCAGAGTATGTTTCGTGTGCAACCTCTAGCCACTTTAGTACCGCTGAAAGACAATTCAGATATCCATTAGAGCATGGAAATCAACGTCCACCGACTTCACAATGGACAGTTACAGGATCAGGTGCTGCAGTACTAGGAAAAAGTGAAAAGGGTCCTTTTATAACACATGTAACAACAGGAAGAGTAATAGATCCAGGACTAATAGATGCAAACAATATGGGACCAGCTATGGCGCCAGCAGCAGCGGATACAATAATACAGCATTTTAAAGATACTGGGTTTAGACCAAAGGACTATGACTTAATAATAACTGGTGACTTAGGAGAGCTTGGAATGGAAATAGCTCAAGAGTTGATAGAAAAAGAAGGTTACGATATATCAGATAATTTTACAGATTGCGGAGTGAAAATTTTTGATAATGAAAGTCAGGAAACAGGTCTAGGAGGAAGTGGATGTGGATGTTCAGCTACTGTATTTGCCGGCTATATATTTAAGGAAATGAAAAGTAGAAACTTCAATAAAGTTTTATTAGTCTCTACAGGAGCATTACATTCACCAGTAGTGATAAATCAGGGTGCAACTATACCTGGTATAGCACATGCTGTTACTTTGAGTAATACTAAATAG
- the spoVAE gene encoding stage V sporulation protein AE, with protein MDYVSAFIVGGLICVIGQILMDTTKLNPAHILVIFLTSGVLLGAIGIYEPLTKIGGAGATVPLPGFGYTLAKGAIEGAKESGILGAFTGGIKAAAGGVAAATFFGYLMSVIFNPKTKE; from the coding sequence ATGGACTATGTTAGTGCATTTATTGTTGGTGGCTTAATATGTGTTATAGGACAGATATTAATGGACACTACGAAGTTAAACCCAGCACATATATTAGTTATATTTCTTACTTCAGGAGTTTTATTAGGAGCAATAGGTATCTATGAGCCTCTTACTAAAATTGGTGGTGCTGGAGCAACAGTACCTTTACCTGGGTTTGGTTATACACTAGCTAAAGGAGCAATAGAGGGTGCGAAAGAAAGTGGTATATTAGGAGCATTTACAGGAGGCATAAAAGCAGCTGCAGGAGGAGTTGCTGCTGCAACGTTTTTTGGTTACTTAATGTCTGTTATATTCAATCCTAAAACTAAAGAGTAA
- the spoVAC gene encoding stage V sporulation protein AC: protein MDNLNNRDYQRYVEEKMPKPKYMKNILWAFVVGGLICTIGQVIVNYLTARGLSKDDVSTATSIIMIFLGALLTGIGVYDKIGKKAGAGSIIPITGFSNSIVSPAMEYKCEGYVLGVAAKMFTIAGPVLVYGFGSSIIVGIIYLLVNK from the coding sequence ATGGATAATCTTAATAATAGAGACTACCAGAGATATGTTGAAGAGAAGATGCCTAAGCCTAAGTATATGAAAAATATATTATGGGCATTTGTGGTAGGAGGGTTAATTTGTACTATAGGTCAGGTTATAGTCAACTATTTAACAGCTCGTGGATTAAGTAAAGATGATGTTTCAACAGCAACATCCATAATAATGATATTTTTAGGAGCATTATTAACTGGAATTGGAGTGTATGACAAGATAGGAAAAAAAGCGGGAGCTGGATCAATCATACCTATAACTGGATTTTCTAACTCTATAGTATCACCAGCGATGGAATACAAATGTGAAGGATATGTCTTAGGAGTTGCTGCTAAGATGTTTACAATAGCAGGTCCAGTACTAGTGTATGGATTTGGAAGCTCTATAATTGTAGGAATAATATATTTATTGGTAAATAAGTAA